Proteins encoded within one genomic window of Spiribacter curvatus:
- a CDS encoding acetyl-CoA carboxylase carboxyltransferase subunit alpha produces MAASNLNFLEFERPIAELEAKIEELHYVNDDAEINISDELTRLRAKSRQLTEQIFRNLTPWQVSQLARHPHRPYALDYIESIFTGFEELHGDRAFADDAAIVGGLARLDGVPVMVIGEQKGRDTREKIARNFGMPRPEGYRKAKRLMEMAERFSLPVFTFIDTPGAYPGVEAEKRGQSEAIAHNLFAMSRLRTPIICTVIGEGGSGGALAVGVGDRLLMLQYSTYSVISPEGCASILWKSADKAADAADAMGITATRLAELGLTDEVIEEPLGGAHRDWADTAQRLGEALRRHWAELSELATDRLCAERYERLMALGEFKE; encoded by the coding sequence TTGGCGGCGAGTAATCTGAATTTCCTCGAATTCGAGCGTCCCATCGCCGAGCTCGAGGCGAAGATCGAAGAGCTGCACTACGTCAACGATGACGCTGAGATCAACATCAGTGACGAGCTTACACGCCTGCGTGCGAAGAGCCGGCAACTCACCGAGCAGATCTTCCGCAACCTCACACCCTGGCAGGTATCGCAACTCGCGCGGCATCCCCATCGGCCCTACGCGCTGGACTATATCGAATCGATCTTTACCGGTTTCGAGGAACTCCATGGTGACCGGGCGTTCGCCGATGATGCGGCGATCGTGGGTGGGCTCGCGCGCCTTGACGGCGTGCCGGTCATGGTCATCGGTGAGCAGAAGGGGCGCGATACGCGCGAGAAGATTGCCCGTAATTTCGGCATGCCAAGGCCCGAGGGGTATCGCAAGGCGAAACGGCTGATGGAGATGGCCGAGCGCTTCTCACTGCCGGTGTTCACCTTCATTGATACCCCCGGGGCCTATCCCGGTGTCGAGGCGGAAAAACGCGGTCAGAGCGAGGCCATTGCCCACAATCTGTTCGCGATGTCGCGCCTGCGTACACCGATCATCTGCACGGTGATCGGCGAGGGCGGGTCCGGTGGGGCCCTCGCCGTTGGTGTGGGTGACCGGCTGCTGATGCTCCAGTACAGCACCTATTCGGTGATCTCGCCCGAGGGCTGCGCGTCGATTCTCTGGAAGAGCGCCGATAAGGCGGCGGACGCCGCGGACGCCATGGGCATCACGGCGACGCGGCTGGCCGAGCTGGGGCTGACTGACGAGGTGATCGAAGAACCCCTCGGCGGGGCGCATCGGGACTGGGCCGACACTGCCCAGCGACTCGGTGAGGCACTCAGACGACACTGGGCGGAGCTGAGCGAACTGGCTACCGATCGTCTCTGCGCCGAGCGTTATGAGCGACTGATGGCGCTTGGTGAGTTCAAGGAGTAA
- the dnaE gene encoding DNA polymerase III subunit alpha yields MASGFVHLHLHTEFSLIDGTVRVKPLVEAAARQGMPAVAVTDQGNLFGMVKFYTAAVAAGVKPLIGADLRVADSERDDHHTMTFLCMNDTGYANLTRLITASYLQGQAQGLPLVDRQWLDEWNAGLIVLSGGARGDVGEALVAGNGDLARRRLAFWQARFGDRYYLELQRTGRPGDDAHVHAAVALAGEADMPVVATNDVRFLEAADFEAHEARVCIHDGRVLQDDSRPRHYSDSQFLRSPDEMAARFADIPEALDNTLAIARRCNLSLTLDQNVLPDFPVPADQGIEDYLRDQARAGLDQRLQRLGTPGGREADYRERLEHELGVIIEMGFPGYFLIVADFIRWAKSQDIPVGPGRGSGAGSLVAYALDITDLDPLRYDLLFERFLNPERVSMPDFDVDFCMEKRDRVIDYVAERYGREKVSQIATHGTMAARAVVRDVGRVLGHAYGYVDRIAKLIPFEVGMTLDKALAQEADLRQLGEQDEDVRFLLDLAQRLEGLSRNVGKHAGGVVIAPSDLTDFSPLFCEPGGGGLATQLDKDDVEAVGLVKFDFLGLRTLTIIDWTVRAVNALREQQGETPLDIATIPLDDQTTFNRLKDCQTTAVFQLESRGMKDLIRRQRPDTFEDIIALVALFRPGPLQSGMVEDFIDRKHGRKPVAYPTPELHHADLKPILEPTYGVILYQEQVMQIAQTVGGYSLGEADLLRRAMGKKKASEMAKQRSIFLAGARNQGLPPEQAEGLFDLMEKFAGYGFNKSHSAAYALLSYQTAWLKAHYPAAFMAAVLSSDMDNTDKVVTLIDECRAMSLEVAPPDINRSDWMFQAPDHGGVVYGLGAVKGVGHAAVEAIIEARRAGGPFTDLYDLCRRIDLRRVNRRVLEALIRSGSLDALSPNRASAMATLPAALQAAEQQSRNAEVGQNDLFGLGSTGDAAPKGDEAVRHRSEWAERDRLSAEKETLGLYLTGHPIEEHESELSGFVTCRLNQAAAGLERGSGRGDSEPRVILAGLVVAVRSRVTQSGRRLGFVTLDDRTARMEVILFGDVYQRHRHLLEKDQLIVVEGDLGYDEFSDGYRVSAERVHDLTGARLQFARRLVLRVGAAEAGNGFVPALQQALTPYQKGDCRVCIDYETDGALARLRLGDEWRVRPEPELIDALTRLLASDRVAVDYRR; encoded by the coding sequence ATGGCATCAGGTTTCGTTCATCTCCATCTGCACACGGAATTCTCCCTGATCGATGGCACGGTGCGGGTGAAGCCGCTGGTCGAGGCCGCCGCCCGACAGGGTATGCCGGCCGTGGCCGTCACCGATCAGGGCAATCTGTTCGGTATGGTGAAGTTCTATACCGCCGCGGTGGCGGCCGGGGTCAAGCCCCTGATCGGGGCCGATCTGCGCGTCGCTGACAGCGAGCGGGATGATCATCACACGATGACGTTCCTGTGCATGAACGACACGGGGTATGCCAACCTCACCCGGCTGATCACCGCCAGCTATCTCCAGGGGCAGGCACAGGGTCTGCCGCTGGTCGACCGGCAATGGCTTGATGAGTGGAACGCCGGGTTGATCGTTCTCTCCGGTGGGGCGCGTGGCGACGTCGGCGAGGCACTGGTCGCCGGCAATGGTGATCTTGCCCGCCGGCGGCTGGCATTCTGGCAGGCCCGCTTCGGTGATCGCTATTATCTCGAGCTCCAACGCACCGGCCGTCCCGGTGATGATGCCCATGTCCATGCCGCCGTCGCGCTGGCGGGTGAGGCCGATATGCCAGTGGTGGCCACGAATGATGTGCGCTTTCTCGAAGCGGCCGATTTCGAGGCTCATGAGGCGCGCGTGTGCATCCATGATGGTCGGGTGCTGCAGGACGACAGCCGTCCGCGCCACTACAGCGATTCGCAATTCCTGCGTAGCCCCGACGAGATGGCCGCACGGTTTGCTGATATCCCTGAGGCGCTCGACAATACCCTCGCCATTGCCCGCCGCTGCAACCTCTCGCTGACGCTCGACCAGAACGTCCTCCCGGATTTCCCGGTGCCGGCCGATCAGGGCATCGAGGATTATCTGCGTGATCAGGCGCGCGCTGGCCTCGATCAGCGACTCCAGCGGCTGGGGACGCCAGGCGGGCGCGAGGCGGACTATCGTGAACGGCTCGAGCACGAGCTGGGTGTCATCATCGAGATGGGCTTTCCCGGCTACTTCCTGATTGTTGCCGATTTCATCCGTTGGGCGAAGTCGCAGGACATTCCAGTCGGTCCCGGCCGCGGTTCCGGTGCCGGCTCGCTGGTCGCCTATGCGCTCGACATCACCGATCTCGATCCGCTGCGCTACGATCTTCTCTTCGAGCGGTTCCTCAACCCCGAGCGGGTCTCGATGCCCGACTTCGATGTCGACTTCTGCATGGAAAAGCGCGACCGCGTGATCGACTACGTCGCCGAGCGTTACGGGCGGGAGAAGGTCTCGCAGATCGCCACCCACGGTACAATGGCCGCTCGGGCGGTGGTGCGTGACGTGGGACGCGTCCTCGGGCATGCCTATGGCTATGTCGACCGGATCGCCAAGCTCATTCCCTTCGAGGTCGGCATGACGCTCGACAAGGCGCTGGCCCAGGAGGCGGATCTGCGCCAGCTCGGGGAGCAGGATGAGGATGTCCGCTTCCTGCTCGATCTGGCGCAGCGGCTCGAGGGACTGTCACGCAATGTCGGCAAGCACGCCGGCGGCGTGGTTATCGCTCCCAGCGATCTGACCGATTTCTCGCCACTGTTCTGCGAGCCGGGTGGCGGTGGGCTCGCCACTCAGCTCGACAAGGACGATGTTGAGGCGGTGGGACTGGTCAAGTTCGATTTCCTCGGCCTGCGTACCCTGACCATCATCGACTGGACGGTGCGCGCGGTGAATGCGCTGCGCGAACAGCAGGGCGAAACCCCACTCGATATCGCCACGATCCCGCTTGATGATCAGACGACCTTCAACCGCCTCAAGGATTGCCAGACCACGGCGGTGTTCCAGCTTGAGTCGCGGGGGATGAAGGACCTGATCCGCCGTCAGCGCCCCGACACCTTCGAGGACATCATCGCGTTGGTGGCGCTGTTCCGGCCCGGACCGCTGCAGTCGGGCATGGTCGAGGATTTCATCGATCGCAAACACGGCCGCAAGCCGGTTGCCTATCCCACGCCTGAGCTGCATCACGCCGATCTCAAGCCGATCCTCGAGCCCACCTATGGCGTTATCCTCTACCAGGAGCAGGTCATGCAGATCGCCCAGACTGTGGGCGGTTACAGTCTGGGCGAGGCGGATCTCCTGCGCCGGGCGATGGGGAAGAAAAAAGCCTCGGAGATGGCCAAGCAGCGGAGCATTTTCCTGGCCGGTGCACGCAATCAGGGACTGCCGCCGGAGCAGGCCGAGGGTCTGTTTGACCTGATGGAGAAATTCGCCGGTTATGGCTTCAATAAGTCGCACTCCGCGGCCTATGCACTGCTTTCCTATCAGACAGCGTGGCTGAAGGCGCACTATCCGGCAGCCTTCATGGCCGCCGTGCTGTCATCGGATATGGACAACACAGACAAGGTTGTCACGCTGATCGATGAATGTCGGGCGATGTCACTGGAGGTGGCGCCGCCGGATATCAATCGCTCCGACTGGATGTTCCAGGCGCCCGATCACGGCGGTGTGGTGTATGGCCTGGGGGCAGTCAAGGGCGTCGGGCATGCCGCGGTGGAGGCGATCATCGAGGCGCGCCGCGCCGGTGGCCCATTCACCGATCTTTATGATCTGTGCCGGCGGATCGATCTGCGCCGCGTCAACCGACGCGTGCTCGAGGCACTGATCCGCTCCGGCAGCCTGGATGCACTGAGTCCGAACCGCGCCTCGGCCATGGCGACACTGCCGGCCGCCCTTCAGGCGGCCGAGCAGCAGAGTCGCAACGCCGAAGTCGGTCAGAATGATCTGTTCGGGCTGGGTTCAACCGGGGACGCCGCGCCGAAGGGCGACGAGGCCGTACGGCATCGGTCGGAATGGGCAGAGCGTGACCGCCTGAGCGCGGAGAAGGAAACCCTGGGTCTCTATCTCACCGGGCATCCCATCGAGGAGCACGAGTCGGAGCTGTCCGGGTTTGTCACCTGTCGTCTCAATCAGGCGGCGGCAGGACTCGAGCGGGGCAGTGGGCGAGGCGACAGCGAGCCGCGCGTGATCCTCGCCGGGTTGGTCGTTGCCGTGCGCAGCCGCGTGACCCAAAGTGGTCGCCGGCTCGGATTTGTCACGCTGGATGATCGAACCGCGCGGATGGAGGTCATCCTCTTCGGTGATGTCTATCAGCGTCATCGCCACCTGCTTGAAAAGGATCAGTTGATTGTGGTCGAGGGCGATCTCGGCTATGACGAGTTCAGTGACGGCTATCGGGTCTCGGCCGAGCGCGTCCATGATCTGACGGGAGCCCGACTGCAGTTCGCACGCCGGCTGGTGTTGCGCGTTGGGGCGGCCGAGGCCGGTAATGGCTTTGTACCAGCCCTCCAACAGGCCCTCACGCCCTATCAAAAGGGTGACTGCCGGGTCTGCATCGATTACGAGACCGATGGTGCGCTGGCCCGGCTGCGACTGGGCGATGAATGGCGGGTTCGCCCCGAGCCGGAGTTGATTGATGCGCTGACCCGCCTTCTGGCGAGTGATCGGGTGGCCGTCGACTACCGGCGCTAG
- the rnhB gene encoding ribonuclease HII, translated as MRSDDIDPAVAGVDEVGRGPLAGPVVAAAVILDARTDWSMLRDSKRLSAKRREALDQRIRAAALAWRIASADVEEIDRLNIREASLLAMQRAVEGLDPAPASVRVDGRDCPVVACPVTAVIGGDDQVPAIAAASIIAKVYRDQCALELHARFPEYGFDRHRGYPTALHRERLLRHGPCAAHRHSFAPVRAADGTYHREHSGR; from the coding sequence ATGCGATCGGATGACATCGATCCGGCGGTGGCCGGCGTCGACGAGGTGGGGCGGGGCCCGCTGGCCGGTCCAGTCGTTGCCGCGGCGGTGATACTCGATGCGCGCACGGATTGGTCCATGCTGCGCGACTCCAAACGCCTGTCTGCGAAACGTCGCGAGGCGCTCGATCAGCGGATCCGGGCAGCGGCGCTGGCCTGGCGGATCGCGTCCGCGGACGTCGAGGAGATTGATCGGCTGAACATCCGCGAGGCCAGCCTGCTGGCGATGCAGCGTGCGGTGGAGGGGCTTGATCCAGCACCGGCGTCCGTCCGCGTCGACGGCCGTGACTGTCCGGTGGTGGCCTGTCCCGTGACAGCGGTGATCGGTGGCGACGATCAGGTTCCGGCGATCGCCGCGGCCTCGATCATCGCCAAGGTCTACCGCGATCAGTGCGCGCTCGAGCTGCACGCCCGATTCCCTGAATACGGCTTCGACCGGCACCGGGGTTACCCCACCGCCCTGCATCGTGAACGACTGCTGCGTCACGGCCCATGCGCCGCGCACCGACACAGCTTTGCACCGGTCCGTGCGGCGGATGGCACCTATCATCGGGAACACTCCGGGCGGTAA